The genomic region ATCGCCTTCGCCGAGGGGATGAGCCAGTGGATGGTCAATCTCCCGGTGTCGGCGCTGGACCTGCTGTACCGGGCCGACGAGGGCCTGTGGGTGCTCGCCGTCCGCTCGGGGACCTCCTGGAATCCGCTGTTCGACACCGTGAAGGAAAGGGAGGAGAAGGAGGAACGGATCCGGCGGTCCGGACGGTTCCCCGTCCCCGTGCGGGTCCTCGTGCTCGGGCCGGTGTTCCTGGGCCGAGTCCTGTTCGGCGGCGCGGCGCTCGTGATCCTCCCCGCCACCCTGGCCGGGGTGGTCCTGTTCCTGCTCACGTCGCTGCCCAGCCAGATCGTCGTCCTGCGGCTGGTGCGCCGCCGGGAGCTGGCGGCGGACCGTGCCGCCGCCGAGCTGACCGGCGCCCCGACGGTCCTGGCCTCCGCGCTGGCGTCCATGACGGAGGCGATCCCCGTGTCCCAGCCCAAGGGGCTGCCCGGTCTGCGGGCCATGGACGCGCTGTCGATCCTGCCGCACACCCGCCCGCACCGGCGGGACGAGGAGGGTGGGGACGGCTTCGGACGGGGATGGCTCGCCCTGCGCCGACGGGCCTTCTCCACGCACCCGCCGGTGGCGGTCCGCCTCGACGCCCTGCGCGAACTCGCGGCCCGGCGCCGCGGAGCAGAGCCGTAGCCCGGCCGGCGCCCAAGGATCCGACTCCACGGCGGAACCCCCCTACGTCCGGCAAACGTTGAGCAAAGGCATCGACCACGCGTTTCCGGCATCGACCCGAGGGTGCGCTCCTTGAGTACTGACGACGTGACGGCCCCATCGGGGAAGGCGCTTCCCAAGGCGCCCCTGCGCCGATTGTGGGACTACGCCCGACCACACTGGCGCGTGCTCGCGGTCGGCACCGTGTTCTCCTTCCTCGGCGGCGCGACGAGCCTGGCCCAACCCCTCATGGCCAGGTACGTCATCGACGCGCTCGGCGCGGGCGAGCCGATCCTGCGTCCGGTCCTGGCCCTGACGGCGGTCATCATCGGCGGCGCGGTGATCGGCGCCTTCGGCGCGTTCCTCCTCGAGCGCACCGGTCAGGGCATCGTGCTCGACGTACGCCGCAACCTCGTCGGCTCCCTCGTCCGGCTGCGCGTGAGCGAGGTGGACCGGCTCAAACCGGGCGACCTCGTCGCGCGCCTGACCGCCGACACCACCCTGCTCCGCTCCGTGGCCACCAGCGGCCTGACCGAGATCGTCAGCAGCTCGATCCTGCTCGTCGGCGGGGTCGCGATCATGGTCGTCCTCGACTGGCGGCTCTTCCTGGTCACCGCGGCGATGATCGTGGTGGTCGGCCTGCTCATGGGCGTGGTGCTGCCCCGCATCGACGCCGCGACCCAGGCCGCCCAAGCGGCACTGGGCGAGATGGGCTCCCACCTGGAACGGGTCTTCGGCGCCTTCCGTACCGTGAAGGCGTCCTCCGCGGAGGACGCCGAGATCGCCCGTCTGGATCTGGCGGCCCAGGAGTCCTGGCGCCGCGGGGTCGCTGTGGCGGGGTGGACGGCCGTGTCGGGCACCGCGACGTGGCTGGCGGTCAACATCGCCTTCCTGAGTATCCTTGCCATCGGTGGCGCCAGGGTGGCCACCGGAGCGATGGACGTGTCGAGCCTCATCGCGTTCCTCCTGCTGCTCTTCTATCTCATGCAGCCCATCAGCAGCCTGACGTCCTCGCTCACCCAGTTGCAGACCGGTCTGGCCGCCGTCCGGCGCATCGACGAGGTCGCCGACCTCGAACGGGAGGACGCCGGCACCGGCCGGGTCCCGACCACCGCTACCGGCGCGGGTGGTGGCGGGGCTGGTGGGGCTGACGGATCCGGTATGGCCAGTGGGACCGGCAAGCCGAGTGACGCGAGTGCTCCACGTGGGCACAGCGACCCACATGACCCGGGTGGCCAGGCGGACCTCTCTCCGACCACGCCCGAGCGTCCCGCCACGGTCGTCTTCGACGACGTCGCCTTCCGCTACCGTCCGGAACTCCCTCCGGTGCACCACGGGGTGTCCTTCTCCGCGGAGGGAGCCGGGCTCACCGCTCTGGTCGGCCCGTCCGGCGCGGGCAAGACCACCGTCTTCTCCCTCGTCGAACGGTTCTACGACGCCACGTCCGGCAGGGTCCTGCTGGACGGCGTCGACGTACGCTCATGGCCGCTGCAAGCCCTGCGCGCGCAGATCGGATACGTCGAACAGGACGCGCCGGTCCTCGACGGCACCCTGCGGGAGAACCTGCTGATGGCCGCGCCCGGAGCGAGCGACGACGCCCTGGCCGACGTCGTGGACCGGGCTCGCCTGAGCGACCTGGTCGGACGTCTGCCCGACGGACTGGACAGCGCCATCGGCCACCGTGGTGTGACGATCTCCGGTGGCGAACGCCAGCGGGTGGCCATCGCCCGCGCCCTGTTGCGCGGCCCCCGGCTGTTGCTGATGGACGAGGCGACCTCGCAGTTGGACGCGGCCAACGAGGGTGCGCTCAAGGCGGTCATGCTGGAAGCCGCACGGCGCACGAACGTCATCGTGGTCGCCCACCGGCTGTCCACGGTCACCAGCGCCGACCGGATCGTGGTGATGGACGCGGGCCGGGTACGTGCCGTGGGCAAGCACGCCGAACTCGTCGCCGACGACGCCCTGTACCGCGACCTGGCCGCCGGACAACTCCTGACCTCCACGACCGGCTGACCACCGCGTGGGCGGCCCCGGCGGACTCGGAGCGCGAACCGAATCGGCCTCGGCCTGTGAGCGCTCCCCACAGTCGACCGACGCCGGTCGGGTCCGTCCCGACCGGCGCGCCGACGACCCCGCGCGACCTCCACACCCACCACAGGACCGCGACCCGACGACCTCTGCGCGGTGTCGCTGCGCGAACGAACCTGTCGTTACTGGCCGTTACCCGACCCACCGTCTACGCTGGCACGCACAGCGCCCGGGCGCGGCTACCGTCCGGCTGTGCCTGGGCGCTGACCTCGACTGATGCGGACAGGACGTCCCGGTCCCGCCCTGTCGAACGCGGCCCCGCGCGCCCCGAGCGTCGCCCGGTCCCACCACCCACCGGCACCGGAGAGTCGCCGCCCAGCGAGTGTTCTTCGCAGGCTTTCGGGTGAGCGAGCGGTCGCCAGGCCATCTCTCGCAAGACGACGTGCGAACGTCAGCCTGGTCGTGCTGCACGAGCGCAGAGGCGCAGAGGCGCAGAGGCGCAGAGGCGCAGCGAGAGGCAGCCTGGCGGCCGCGGGCCCGGAATGCCGCACAAAACACGAACTAGGCGTCGCGGGTGCCCTCCGGCACCAGCCCGTCCCGACAGGACAGGACGGATTCCAACAGCCCGGGG from Nocardiopsis aegyptia harbors:
- a CDS encoding M48 family metalloprotease, with product MFARFRSSWPVLGAFLLVLGVSAAYSLTLCALLWWAGLPWWLGLVPFGLSLIGAESLHALGKNEPPTTDTFVIERDDDPRVHAVLDRLCALTDQERPVLRLYGAEGPNAVAHVPDQGPACVYVTPDLLEQLDNRQLEAVLAHELAHLTHRDQRVIAFAEGMSQWMVNLPVSALDLLYRADEGLWVLAVRSGTSWNPLFDTVKEREEKEERIRRSGRFPVPVRVLVLGPVFLGRVLFGGAALVILPATLAGVVLFLLTSLPSQIVVLRLVRRRELAADRAAAELTGAPTVLASALASMTEAIPVSQPKGLPGLRAMDALSILPHTRPHRRDEEGGDGFGRGWLALRRRAFSTHPPVAVRLDALRELAARRRGAEP
- a CDS encoding ABC transporter ATP-binding protein; protein product: MSTDDVTAPSGKALPKAPLRRLWDYARPHWRVLAVGTVFSFLGGATSLAQPLMARYVIDALGAGEPILRPVLALTAVIIGGAVIGAFGAFLLERTGQGIVLDVRRNLVGSLVRLRVSEVDRLKPGDLVARLTADTTLLRSVATSGLTEIVSSSILLVGGVAIMVVLDWRLFLVTAAMIVVVGLLMGVVLPRIDAATQAAQAALGEMGSHLERVFGAFRTVKASSAEDAEIARLDLAAQESWRRGVAVAGWTAVSGTATWLAVNIAFLSILAIGGARVATGAMDVSSLIAFLLLLFYLMQPISSLTSSLTQLQTGLAAVRRIDEVADLEREDAGTGRVPTTATGAGGGGAGGADGSGMASGTGKPSDASAPRGHSDPHDPGGQADLSPTTPERPATVVFDDVAFRYRPELPPVHHGVSFSAEGAGLTALVGPSGAGKTTVFSLVERFYDATSGRVLLDGVDVRSWPLQALRAQIGYVEQDAPVLDGTLRENLLMAAPGASDDALADVVDRARLSDLVGRLPDGLDSAIGHRGVTISGGERQRVAIARALLRGPRLLLMDEATSQLDAANEGALKAVMLEAARRTNVIVVAHRLSTVTSADRIVVMDAGRVRAVGKHAELVADDALYRDLAAGQLLTSTTG